A DNA window from Maribellus comscasis contains the following coding sequences:
- a CDS encoding TonB-dependent receptor produces MKNILVLFFYVCFPVISFSQSISGKVFGKGEKGEKQPLPGVHIYWENTQNGVASNDTGNFEIKQKEGQHMLVFSFVGYTTKKLHVHGSAPLEVVLEPNLEIEEVTVVQKDRGTYMSKMDPVHTVRIGNAELHKAACCNLAESFETNPSVDVSYSDAVTGAKQIRLLGLDGIYSQLQTENMPNLRGLATNFGLTYVPGPWMESIQVSKGAASVVNGYESIAGQINVNYKKPDDQEKLFLNVFASAEGRKEFNGNTNMKVKGDTITTGLFVHASDLSKRNDHNNDGFIDEPLMQVVNVFNRWKYNNFKGFMAQAGIGFMNEDRLGGQMDFREDMERTVENPYGINIKTNRLEGFLKGGYVSPNGRTAVALLSNFAYHKTNSFYGLNDFDADETRFYANLVLTRDLDIYGKNTINSGVSFVNDHFNESLYSNPIARTEQVPGVFAEYTLKPNEQFTLMAGIRADFHNNFGTFVTPRMHMRYRFSENYTFRINAGKGYRTANVVSENIFLLANARPLLWSDDSFQEEAWNFGASFIQDYVLFDRDLQINAEYFYTRFQSQLVVDRETSAENIILSPLNGKSYAGSLQFDMRYQPVERLDVLLAYRINDIKQTIGGVLKEKPLTSRYKGLINLNYTTNLKKWMFDYTIQFNGGGRIPVVSSDAAIATGPEEFDPFTVMNAQITKYFRYWNIYVGSENLAGFKQKNPVTDAAHPYGEFFDATNVWGPVLGRRIYVGLRFHLNH; encoded by the coding sequence ATGAAAAATATATTAGTCTTATTTTTTTATGTATGTTTTCCTGTAATATCGTTTTCCCAAAGCATTTCAGGAAAAGTTTTTGGGAAGGGTGAAAAGGGAGAAAAGCAGCCACTTCCCGGAGTTCATATATATTGGGAAAATACCCAAAACGGTGTTGCATCAAACGACACCGGTAATTTTGAAATCAAACAAAAAGAGGGGCAGCACATGTTGGTTTTTAGTTTTGTTGGTTACACCACAAAAAAACTCCATGTTCATGGTTCAGCGCCATTGGAAGTTGTACTTGAACCCAATTTGGAAATTGAAGAGGTAACTGTAGTTCAAAAAGACCGGGGAACCTATATGTCAAAAATGGATCCGGTTCACACCGTTCGAATCGGAAATGCTGAGTTACACAAAGCTGCCTGCTGTAATTTGGCAGAAAGTTTTGAAACCAATCCTTCGGTTGATGTAAGCTACAGCGATGCGGTTACCGGTGCCAAACAAATTCGTTTACTCGGACTGGATGGTATTTACTCGCAATTGCAAACCGAAAATATGCCCAATTTACGTGGATTGGCAACCAATTTTGGTTTAACTTATGTCCCCGGTCCGTGGATGGAATCCATTCAGGTTTCCAAAGGTGCGGCTTCGGTTGTAAACGGCTACGAATCAATTGCAGGGCAAATTAATGTAAACTACAAAAAGCCTGACGATCAGGAAAAACTGTTTTTAAATGTTTTTGCCAGCGCTGAAGGACGCAAAGAATTTAACGGTAACACAAACATGAAAGTAAAAGGCGATACCATTACTACCGGATTGTTTGTACACGCCTCTGATTTATCAAAAAGAAATGATCACAACAACGATGGTTTTATCGATGAACCACTTATGCAGGTGGTAAACGTATTTAACCGTTGGAAATACAATAATTTTAAGGGATTTATGGCACAGGCTGGCATTGGATTTATGAATGAAGATCGGTTGGGTGGACAAATGGATTTCAGGGAAGATATGGAAAGAACCGTTGAAAATCCATATGGGATAAATATCAAAACCAATCGTTTGGAAGGATTCCTAAAAGGCGGTTATGTAAGCCCGAATGGCAGGACTGCCGTGGCTTTGCTTTCAAATTTTGCATACCACAAAACCAATTCTTTCTATGGCCTGAACGACTTTGATGCAGATGAAACCCGCTTTTATGCCAATCTTGTCTTAACCCGTGACCTCGATATTTACGGAAAAAATACAATTAATTCAGGAGTCAGTTTTGTTAACGACCATTTTAATGAAAGCCTGTACTCCAACCCAATAGCGCGTACTGAACAAGTGCCGGGAGTGTTTGCAGAATATACGCTAAAACCAAATGAACAATTTACGCTGATGGCCGGAATTCGTGCTGATTTTCATAATAATTTCGGAACTTTTGTTACACCGCGTATGCACATGCGTTACCGGTTTTCAGAAAATTATACATTTAGAATCAATGCAGGAAAAGGATATCGCACTGCGAATGTGGTTTCGGAAAATATCTTTCTTCTGGCCAATGCCCGTCCGCTTTTATGGAGCGACGATTCCTTTCAGGAAGAAGCATGGAATTTTGGTGCAAGTTTTATTCAGGATTATGTGCTTTTTGACCGCGATTTGCAAATCAATGCCGAGTATTTTTATACCCGGTTTCAATCGCAGTTAGTGGTCGATCGTGAAACTTCGGCAGAGAATATTATTCTTTCGCCACTGAATGGAAAATCATATGCAGGAAGTTTACAATTTGATATGCGTTACCAACCAGTTGAGAGGCTTGATGTGTTGCTGGCCTACCGTATAAACGATATAAAACAAACCATTGGCGGAGTATTAAAGGAGAAACCGCTCACAAGCCGTTACAAAGGCTTGATAAACTTAAATTACACCACTAACTTAAAAAAATGGATGTTCGACTATACCATACAATTTAACGGTGGAGGTCGTATTCCAGTGGTTTCTTCTGATGCTGCAATTGCAACAGGCCCTGAAGAGTTTGACCCTTTTACTGTTATGAATGCACAAATAACCAAATACTTCCGATACTGGAATATTTATGTTGGATCGGAGAATCTGGCTGGTTTTAAACAGAAAAATCCCGTAACAGACGCCGCTCATCCGTATGGAGAATTTTTTGACGCTACCAATGTTTGGGGCCCTGTGCTTGGCCGCCGTATTTATGTTGGACTACGATTTCATTTAAACCATTAA
- a CDS encoding heavy-metal-associated domain-containing protein — MKKLILMALVIFLGATVNSTFAQKETKVVCFKSSMDCENCQKTLTEHLRFEKGVKDLKVDFNTNTIFLEYKTGKNNDEAIAKSIEKKGYKAEKISEDEYHALVDNQEVKKE, encoded by the coding sequence ATGAAGAAATTAATTTTAATGGCCCTTGTTATTTTTTTAGGGGCGACAGTGAATTCAACATTCGCACAAAAAGAGACAAAAGTCGTATGCTTTAAAAGCAGCATGGATTGCGAAAATTGTCAGAAAACACTAACCGAACATCTTCGTTTTGAAAAAGGTGTAAAAGATTTAAAGGTGGATTTTAATACCAATACTATTTTTCTGGAATATAAAACAGGAAAAAATAACGACGAAGCCATCGCAAAATCTATCGAAAAAAAGGGGTACAAAGCAGAAAAAATTTCCGAGGACGAATACCATGCTTTGGTAGATAATCAGGAAGTGAAAAAAGAATAG
- a CDS encoding sensor histidine kinase: protein MNNNLTHRINQKKTVALFFVFVFGYLIILIFLIGALYFSTEKRIKNEIKAEERYTCLKTSDITNEIVRQIKSDVLFLTRQTKLFSEQSRYEFEKHLVETYYEFALSKETYNQIRYIDVSGKEKVRINYTEGKAEIVDKGKLQDKSKRYYFQEIKSLPQDSVFFSPMDLNVEKDTIEVPFKPMIRIGSPVFNRQKELTGMVVVNFFGDIIIDKLISEDESNNGELLFLNKNGYYFIGLEKDVEWGFMFDEKKDKTFFYDFPEESKMVYEGREGTFSTAKGMFTFATVNPLSKGFTDKDKGGRNFLLWKLISFVSAKDLNLIILEEVKSWWLVFVFMSLIFITLFWFLSRNINLKIEARRQLVERNRELSYANATKDKFFSIIAHDLKSPFAGLLGLSEVLAENAANLSEEKLNSVTRSVYTTAKNIFVLLENLLQWARLQTDKLAVSLEEVNMNEMLFETVDLLQKTASQKQITLTNEIPDGLKIYVDDEMIKTVFRNIISNAVKFTSAGGEIKLSASAKPGDKLVEVKIQDNGIGMDNEQLKNLFRIGKVKSKPGTANEKGTGLGLILCKEFVDLNNGKLAVESEPGKGTLFSVFLPAAPR from the coding sequence GTGAACAACAACCTGACACATAGAATTAACCAGAAAAAAACGGTTGCCTTATTTTTTGTTTTTGTCTTTGGCTATCTGATTATCCTGATTTTTTTAATTGGAGCGCTTTATTTTTCTACGGAAAAAAGAATCAAAAATGAAATAAAAGCCGAAGAAAGATACACCTGTTTAAAAACGAGCGATATTACAAACGAAATTGTCAGGCAGATAAAATCAGATGTTTTATTTCTCACCCGGCAAACAAAATTATTCTCCGAGCAGTCGAGATATGAGTTTGAGAAACATCTTGTTGAAACTTATTATGAATTTGCTCTGTCAAAGGAAACATACAACCAGATTCGTTATATCGATGTTTCCGGAAAAGAAAAGGTCAGAATTAACTATACAGAAGGAAAAGCCGAAATTGTTGATAAAGGGAAACTTCAGGATAAATCAAAAAGGTATTATTTTCAGGAGATAAAAAGCTTGCCACAGGATTCCGTCTTTTTTTCTCCTATGGATTTGAACGTGGAGAAGGATACGATAGAAGTTCCTTTTAAGCCAATGATACGCATCGGTTCCCCTGTTTTTAACCGGCAAAAGGAGTTGACAGGGATGGTGGTTGTTAATTTTTTTGGCGATATTATCATCGATAAACTTATTTCCGAGGATGAAAGTAACAATGGAGAACTCTTATTTCTGAATAAAAACGGGTATTATTTTATTGGTCTTGAAAAAGATGTGGAATGGGGGTTTATGTTTGATGAGAAAAAAGACAAAACCTTTTTTTATGATTTTCCGGAAGAGAGTAAAATGGTTTATGAAGGCCGGGAAGGAACATTTTCAACTGCCAAAGGTATGTTTACTTTTGCTACGGTAAATCCTCTTTCCAAAGGATTTACGGACAAAGATAAAGGCGGTCGTAATTTTCTCCTTTGGAAATTAATATCTTTTGTCTCTGCCAAAGATTTGAACTTGATTATTTTGGAGGAAGTTAAATCCTGGTGGTTAGTTTTTGTTTTTATGAGTTTGATATTTATAACGCTTTTTTGGTTTTTGTCGCGAAATATCAATTTAAAAATTGAAGCGCGGCGGCAGCTGGTCGAACGGAATAGAGAATTGAGCTATGCAAATGCAACAAAAGATAAATTTTTTTCGATAATTGCCCACGATTTAAAATCACCGTTTGCCGGTTTACTTGGGCTGTCGGAAGTTTTAGCAGAAAATGCGGCAAATCTTTCAGAAGAGAAATTAAATTCGGTGACCAGGTCGGTTTACACCACAGCCAAAAATATTTTTGTACTGCTTGAAAATTTGCTGCAATGGGCACGTTTACAAACCGACAAGCTGGCCGTCAGTCTGGAGGAAGTGAACATGAATGAAATGTTGTTTGAGACAGTTGATTTGTTGCAAAAGACGGCGTCTCAAAAGCAAATTACTCTCACCAATGAAATTCCGGACGGTTTGAAAATTTATGTGGATGATGAAATGATTAAAACAGTATTTCGCAATATTATTTCTAATGCGGTAAAGTTTACGTCCGCCGGCGGAGAGATTAAATTAAGTGCAAGCGCAAAACCCGGAGACAAATTGGTTGAAGTTAAAATTCAGGACAATGGAATTGGAATGGACAATGAGCAGCTGAAAAATCTTTTCCGGATTGGTAAAGTTAAATCGAAACCGGGGACTGCAAACGAAAAAGGAACCGGACTTGGATTGATCTTATGCAAAGAATTTGTCGATCTCAACAACGGAAAACTTGCTGTTGAAAGTGAACCGGGAAAAGGAACGTTGTTTTCTGTTTTTCTGCCAGCGGCACCCCGGTAA
- a CDS encoding dipeptidyl-peptidase 3 family protein: protein MKKVLVLMLAVIVLFACNSTSQKKETIQENNTMKQKAEEFVPFALKTDLNVLTEKEKQMLPLLFDAAKIMEEIYWKEAFGEKDNLFNEDLDEYTRKFLQINYGPWERLNNNEPFLPKYGKKPAGANFYPADLTKEEFKGWDNENKTSLYTMIRRGEDRELIAIPYHDFFEEETQKAADLILQAAELAEEEGLKNYLLKRAEALLTDEYFESDVAWMEMKNNTIDFIVGPIENYEDQLFGYKAAHESFILIKDKGWSEKLTKFAALLPGLQKALPCEQVYKDETPGIDSDMNVYDAIFYAGDCNAGSKTIAINLPNDEVVRETKGSRKLQLKNSMQAKFDKILVPISDLLIAEDQRKHVKFDAFFENTMFHEVAHGLGLGNTTDKSTTVREALKDTYTSIEEGKADILGLWCVYKLNEMGELGEKDMMDNFVTFMAGIFRSVRFGAASAHGKANMMRFYYFQETGAFERDADTGTYRVNFEKMKEAMLSLSETILKIQGDGDYEAAKSLIVEKGFIREELQKDLIRIGDAGIPRDIVFEQGPEVLGL from the coding sequence ATGAAAAAAGTACTTGTTTTGATGCTTGCGGTAATTGTTCTTTTCGCTTGCAATTCAACGTCACAAAAAAAAGAAACAATTCAAGAAAATAATACAATGAAACAGAAAGCAGAGGAGTTTGTGCCATTCGCATTAAAAACAGATTTAAACGTTTTAACAGAAAAGGAAAAACAGATGTTGCCTTTGTTATTTGACGCAGCTAAAATAATGGAAGAGATTTACTGGAAGGAAGCATTTGGCGAAAAGGATAATTTATTTAATGAAGATTTGGATGAGTACACACGTAAGTTTTTGCAAATTAATTATGGTCCGTGGGAGCGTTTGAATAATAACGAGCCCTTTTTACCGAAATATGGAAAAAAACCGGCAGGTGCCAATTTTTATCCCGCTGACCTGACAAAAGAAGAATTTAAGGGCTGGGATAATGAAAACAAAACCAGCTTGTATACCATGATTCGCAGGGGGGAAGACCGAGAATTGATTGCTATTCCGTATCATGATTTCTTTGAGGAGGAAACACAAAAAGCAGCGGATTTAATTTTGCAGGCTGCCGAGCTGGCTGAAGAAGAAGGTTTAAAAAATTATCTTCTAAAAAGAGCGGAAGCATTGTTGACAGATGAATATTTTGAAAGCGATGTTGCCTGGATGGAGATGAAAAACAACACCATCGATTTTATTGTCGGGCCCATTGAAAATTACGAAGACCAGTTGTTTGGCTACAAAGCTGCTCACGAATCATTTATTCTGATAAAAGACAAAGGATGGAGCGAAAAACTTACAAAGTTTGCTGCTTTGCTTCCGGGGCTCCAAAAGGCGCTGCCCTGCGAACAGGTATACAAAGATGAGACGCCGGGTATTGATTCCGATATGAATGTGTATGACGCCATTTTTTATGCAGGCGATTGTAATGCCGGAAGTAAAACCATTGCCATAAATTTGCCAAACGATGAGGTCGTGCGTGAAACAAAAGGAAGTCGCAAACTTCAGTTAAAAAATTCGATGCAGGCCAAATTTGATAAAATTCTGGTTCCGATATCCGACCTTCTGATTGCCGAAGATCAGCGCAAACACGTAAAATTTGATGCCTTTTTTGAAAATACAATGTTTCATGAAGTAGCACATGGTTTGGGACTTGGAAATACGACCGATAAAAGTACAACCGTTCGCGAAGCTTTAAAAGATACTTACACTTCGATTGAAGAAGGAAAAGCCGATATTCTGGGTTTGTGGTGTGTTTACAAACTAAATGAAATGGGGGAGTTGGGCGAAAAAGATATGATGGACAATTTTGTAACTTTTATGGCCGGAATTTTTCGTTCTGTTCGGTTTGGGGCCGCCAGTGCTCACGGAAAAGCGAACATGATGCGTTTTTACTATTTCCAGGAAACCGGTGCTTTTGAACGTGATGCAGATACAGGAACTTACCGAGTAAATTTTGAAAAAATGAAGGAAGCCATGCTTTCACTTTCTGAAACAATTTTGAAAATTCAGGGAGACGGTGATTACGAAGCTGCGAAATCTTTGATTGTGGAAAAAGGTTTTATTCGCGAAGAGTTGCAAAAGGATTTAATTCGAATTGGCGACGCCGGTATTCCCCGCGATATTGTTTTTGAGCAAGGACCGGAGGTACTCGGACTTTAA